Proteins from a genomic interval of Deltaproteobacteria bacterium:
- a CDS encoding carboxypeptidase-like regulatory domain-containing protein has protein sequence MKIRTKLLLLFTALLLGACSPKIHGTISLVDAGMNPVTDESPEGTVINMINTTSNLENASYSTKADEKGKYKSEKKAIFKGTYKVEARRLGYETATETVEIGGSTKKKINFSLKKIAEGDRKSLEGASSDEDKIINPGEVNIQPPSM, from the coding sequence ATGAAGATCAGAACTAAGTTATTATTACTGTTTACCGCTCTGCTGCTGGGGGCATGTTCACCCAAGATACACGGCACCATAAGTTTAGTTGATGCCGGTATGAATCCCGTTACCGATGAGAGTCCGGAAGGGACTGTCATCAATATGATTAACACTACCAGTAATCTGGAGAATGCTTCTTATTCAACAAAGGCAGATGAAAAAGGAAAGTATAAATCGGAAAAGAAGGCTATTTTCAAGGGTACCTATAAAGTGGAAGCCCGCAGATTAGGCTATGAAACGGCAACGGAAACCGTTGAAATAGGCGGCAGTACAAAAAAGAAGATCAACTTTAGCCTTAAAAAGATTGCCGAAGGGGATCGAAAATCCCTTGAGGGCGCTTCCTCGGATGAGGACAAGATCATTAATCCGGGCGAGGTAAACATACAGCCTCCATCCATGTAA